From Silurus meridionalis isolate SWU-2019-XX chromosome 14, ASM1480568v1, whole genome shotgun sequence, a single genomic window includes:
- the eftud2 gene encoding 116 kDa U5 small nuclear ribonucleoprotein component isoform X2 yields the protein MENDLYDEFGNYIGPELDSDEDEDMEAEDRDAVEADEDEDDEDQVDADEEGGGGGGMEVVLHEDKKYYPTAEEVYGPEVETIVQEEDTQPLSEPIIKPVKTKQFTLTEQELPATVYEMEFLADLMDSSELIRNVTLCGHLHHGKTCFVDCLIEQTHPEIRKRDDADLRYTDILFTEQERGVGIKSTPVTMVLPDSRGKSYLFNIMDTPGHVNFSDEVTAGIRLSDGIVLFIDAAEGVMLNTERLIKHAVQERLAITICINKIDRLILELKLPPTDAYYKLRHIVDEVNGMLSTYTTDESLVVSPLLGNVCFSSSQYSICFTLGSFAKIYSDTYGDINYNEFAKRLWGDIYFNPKTRKFTKKAPNSNSQRSFVEFVLEPLYKILSQVVGDVDTSLPRVLDELGIHLTKEELKLNIRPLLRLVCNRFFGEFTGFVDMCVQHIPSPQGGAKAKIEHSYTGGLDSDLGEAMTECDPDGPLMCHTTKMYSTDDGVQFHAFGRVLSGTLQAGQPVKVLGENYTLEDEEDSQICTVGRLWISVARYQIEVNRVPAGNWVLIEGCDQPIVKTATITEPRGNEEAQIFRPLKFNTASIIKIAVEPVNPSELPKMLDGLRKVNKSYPSLTTKVEESGEHVILGTGELYLDCVMHDLRKMYSEIDIKVADPVVTFCETVVETSSLKCFAETPNKKNKITMIAEPLEKGLAEDIENEVVQITWNRKKLGEFFQTKYDWDLLAARSIWAFGPDTTGPNILVDDTLPSEVDKALLGSVKDSIVQGFQWGTREGPLCDEPIRNVKFKILDAVIAQEPLHRGGGQVIPTARRVVYSAFLMATPRLMEPYYFVEVQAPADCVSAVYTVLARRRGHVTQDAPIPGSPLYTIKAFIPAIDSFGFETDLRTHTQGQAFALSVFHHWQIVPGDPLDKSIVIRPLEPQPAPHLAREFMIKTRRRKGLSEDVSISKFFDDPMLLELAKQDVVLNYPM from the exons ATGGAGAACGACCTGTATGACGAATTCGGTAACTACATCGGGCCAGAACTGGACtctgatgaggatgaggacaTGGAGGCAGAGGACCGTGATGCGGTTGAG gcggatgaggatgaggatgatgaagaccAGGTTGACGCTGATGAGGAGGGTGGTGGTGGCGGCGGCATGGAGGTGGTTTTGCACGAGGATAAGAAGTATTATCCGACTGCAGAGGAAGTCTATGGGCCCGAAGTGGAGACGATCGTGCAGGAGGAGGACACGCAGCC CCTGTCAGAGCCTATTATAAAGCCTGTAAAGACGAAGCAGTTCACTCTGACAGAGCAGGAACTTCCAGCTACAGTTTATGAGATGGA ATTTCTCGCTGATTTAATGGACAGCTCTGAACTGATTAGAAACGTCACTCTGTGCGGTCATTTACACCACGGCAAg ACCTGCTTTGTAGACTGCCTGATTGAACAGACTCATCCGGAAATCCGCAAGAGAGACGATGCAGAT CTGCGCTATACAGATATTCTTTTCACCGAACAAGAG CGTGGAGTTGGTATTAAAAGCACACCTGTGACAATGGTACTTCCTGACTCGAGAGGGAAATCCTACCTGTTCAATATTATGGACACTCCAG gtCACGTGAACTTTTCTGATGAGGTTACAGCAGGAATCAGGCTTTCTGATGGAATTGTGCTGTTCATCGACGCTGCTGAGGGG GTCATGCTGAACACGGAGCGTCTTATAAAACACGCCGTGCAGGAGCGTCTGGCCATCACCATCTGCATCAACAAAATAGACCGGCTGATCTTAGAGCTCAAACTGCCTCCCACTGATGCCTACTACAAACTGCGACACATCGTCGACGAGGTCAACGGCATGCTAAG cACATATACAACTGATGAGTCTCTAGTAGTGTCTCCTCTGCTGGGCAACGTGTGCTTCTCTTCCTCGCAGTACAGCATCTGCTTTACCCTCGGCTCTTTCGCCAAGATCTACTCCGATACCTACG gTGACATAAACTACAACGAGTTTGCAAAGAGACTCTGGGGAGACATCTACTTCAACCCCAAAAC GAGGAAGTTCACGAAAAAAGCCCCCAACAGTAACTCACAACGCAGCTTTGTTGAGTTTGTACTGGAGCCACTCTATAAGATCCTTTCTCAG GTGGTGGGGGATGTGGACACTTCGTTGCCTCGTGTATTGGATGAATTGGGGATCCACCTGACCAAAGAGGAGCTCAAACTCAACATCCGGCCTCTGCTGCGACTCGTCTGCAATCGCTTCTTTGGGGAGTTTACAG GTTTTGTGGACATGTGCGTGCAGCACATCCCATCTCCTCAAGGGGGCGCCAAAGCCAAGATCGAACACAGCTACACCGGAGGACTGGACTCGGACCTGGGCGAGGCCATGACTGAGTGTGACCCTGAT GGTCCATTAATGTGTCACACCACTAAGATGTACAGCACCGACGACGGAGTGCAGTTCCACGCATTTGGTCGGGTTCTGAGCGGAACGCTGCAAGCGGGACAACCGGTGAAAGTTCTAGGAGAGAATTACACACTGGAGGATGAAGAGGACTCGCAGATCTGCACTGTCGGACGCCTGTGGATCTCTGTAGCCAG gtatcaGATTGAGGTGAACCGGGTCCCTGCAGGCAATTGGGTGCTAATTGAAGGCTGCGACCAGCCCATTGTAAAAACAGCAACCATCACAGAGCCTCGAGGCAATGAAGAG GCCCAGATCTTCAGGCCGCTGAAGTTCAACACTGCTTCCATTATCAAAATCGCTGTGGAACCTGTGAATCCCTCTGAGCTGCCCAAGATGTTGGATGGACTAAGAAAAGTTAACAAGAGCTACCCATCCCTTACAACAAAG gtggaggAATCTGGAGAGCATGTTATCCTGGGTACAGGTGAGCTCTATCTGGACTGCGTCATGCACGACCTGAGAAAGATGTACTCCGAGATTGACATCAAG GTTGCTGACCCTGTAGTGACCTTTTGTGAAACCGTGGTGGAAACATCGTCTCTGAAGTGTTTCGCTGAAACACCCAATAAAAA GAACAAGATCACGATGATTGCTGAGCCTCTGGAGAAAGGCCTTGCTGAAGATATTGAGAACGAGGTGGTGCAGATTACATGGAACAG AAAGAAGTTGGGAGAGTTCTTCCAGACTAAGTATGACTGGGATTTGCTGGCAGCTCGTTCGATCTGGGCTTTTGGACCAGACACCACTGGACCCAACATCTTGGTAGACGACACACTGCCCTCTGAG gtggacaAAGCCCTCCTTGGCTCAGTGAAGGACAGCATTGTTCAGGGCTTCCAGTGGGGAACTAGAGAAGGCCCACTGTGTGATGAAC CCATTCGCAATGTGAAGTTTAAGATCCTGGACGCGGTGATCGCTCAGGAGCCGTTACACAGAGGAGGCGGCCAGGTCATTCCCACCGCACGAAGAGTGGTGTATTCTGCCTTCCTCATG GCTACACCCAGGCTGATGGAACCCTATTATTTTGTGGAGGTTCAAGCTCCTGCTGATTGTGTGTCTGCTGTTTACACTGTACTGGCACGCAGGAG AGGTCATGTGACACAGGATGCACCAATCCCTGGATCGCCTCTGTACACCATCAAGGCTTTCATTCCTGCAATCGACTCGTTTGGGTTCGAGACCgatctgcgtacacacacacagggacagGCCTTTGCACTGAGTGTGTTCCACCACTGGCAG
- the eftud2 gene encoding 116 kDa U5 small nuclear ribonucleoprotein component isoform X1 — translation MEFLADLMDSSELIRNVTLCGHLHHGKTCFVDCLIEQTHPEIRKRDDADLRYTDILFTEQERGVGIKSTPVTMVLPDSRGKSYLFNIMDTPGHVNFSDEVTAGIRLSDGIVLFIDAAEGVMLNTERLIKHAVQERLAITICINKIDRLILELKLPPTDAYYKLRHIVDEVNGMLSTYTTDESLVVSPLLGNVCFSSSQYSICFTLGSFAKIYSDTYGDINYNEFAKRLWGDIYFNPKTRKFTKKAPNSNSQRSFVEFVLEPLYKILSQVVGDVDTSLPRVLDELGIHLTKEELKLNIRPLLRLVCNRFFGEFTGFVDMCVQHIPSPQGGAKAKIEHSYTGGLDSDLGEAMTECDPDGPLMCHTTKMYSTDDGVQFHAFGRVLSGTLQAGQPVKVLGENYTLEDEEDSQICTVGRLWISVARYQIEVNRVPAGNWVLIEGCDQPIVKTATITEPRGNEEAQIFRPLKFNTASIIKIAVEPVNPSELPKMLDGLRKVNKSYPSLTTKVEESGEHVILGTGELYLDCVMHDLRKMYSEIDIKVADPVVTFCETVVETSSLKCFAETPNKKNKITMIAEPLEKGLAEDIENEVVQITWNRKKLGEFFQTKYDWDLLAARSIWAFGPDTTGPNILVDDTLPSEVDKALLGSVKDSIVQGFQWGTREGPLCDEPIRNVKFKILDAVIAQEPLHRGGGQVIPTARRVVYSAFLMATPRLMEPYYFVEVQAPADCVSAVYTVLARRRGHVTQDAPIPGSPLYTIKAFIPAIDSFGFETDLRTHTQGQAFALSVFHHWQIVPGDPLDKSIVIRPLEPQPAPHLAREFMIKTRRRKGLSEDVSISKFFDDPMLLELAKQDVVLNYPM, via the exons ATGGA ATTTCTCGCTGATTTAATGGACAGCTCTGAACTGATTAGAAACGTCACTCTGTGCGGTCATTTACACCACGGCAAg ACCTGCTTTGTAGACTGCCTGATTGAACAGACTCATCCGGAAATCCGCAAGAGAGACGATGCAGAT CTGCGCTATACAGATATTCTTTTCACCGAACAAGAG CGTGGAGTTGGTATTAAAAGCACACCTGTGACAATGGTACTTCCTGACTCGAGAGGGAAATCCTACCTGTTCAATATTATGGACACTCCAG gtCACGTGAACTTTTCTGATGAGGTTACAGCAGGAATCAGGCTTTCTGATGGAATTGTGCTGTTCATCGACGCTGCTGAGGGG GTCATGCTGAACACGGAGCGTCTTATAAAACACGCCGTGCAGGAGCGTCTGGCCATCACCATCTGCATCAACAAAATAGACCGGCTGATCTTAGAGCTCAAACTGCCTCCCACTGATGCCTACTACAAACTGCGACACATCGTCGACGAGGTCAACGGCATGCTAAG cACATATACAACTGATGAGTCTCTAGTAGTGTCTCCTCTGCTGGGCAACGTGTGCTTCTCTTCCTCGCAGTACAGCATCTGCTTTACCCTCGGCTCTTTCGCCAAGATCTACTCCGATACCTACG gTGACATAAACTACAACGAGTTTGCAAAGAGACTCTGGGGAGACATCTACTTCAACCCCAAAAC GAGGAAGTTCACGAAAAAAGCCCCCAACAGTAACTCACAACGCAGCTTTGTTGAGTTTGTACTGGAGCCACTCTATAAGATCCTTTCTCAG GTGGTGGGGGATGTGGACACTTCGTTGCCTCGTGTATTGGATGAATTGGGGATCCACCTGACCAAAGAGGAGCTCAAACTCAACATCCGGCCTCTGCTGCGACTCGTCTGCAATCGCTTCTTTGGGGAGTTTACAG GTTTTGTGGACATGTGCGTGCAGCACATCCCATCTCCTCAAGGGGGCGCCAAAGCCAAGATCGAACACAGCTACACCGGAGGACTGGACTCGGACCTGGGCGAGGCCATGACTGAGTGTGACCCTGAT GGTCCATTAATGTGTCACACCACTAAGATGTACAGCACCGACGACGGAGTGCAGTTCCACGCATTTGGTCGGGTTCTGAGCGGAACGCTGCAAGCGGGACAACCGGTGAAAGTTCTAGGAGAGAATTACACACTGGAGGATGAAGAGGACTCGCAGATCTGCACTGTCGGACGCCTGTGGATCTCTGTAGCCAG gtatcaGATTGAGGTGAACCGGGTCCCTGCAGGCAATTGGGTGCTAATTGAAGGCTGCGACCAGCCCATTGTAAAAACAGCAACCATCACAGAGCCTCGAGGCAATGAAGAG GCCCAGATCTTCAGGCCGCTGAAGTTCAACACTGCTTCCATTATCAAAATCGCTGTGGAACCTGTGAATCCCTCTGAGCTGCCCAAGATGTTGGATGGACTAAGAAAAGTTAACAAGAGCTACCCATCCCTTACAACAAAG gtggaggAATCTGGAGAGCATGTTATCCTGGGTACAGGTGAGCTCTATCTGGACTGCGTCATGCACGACCTGAGAAAGATGTACTCCGAGATTGACATCAAG GTTGCTGACCCTGTAGTGACCTTTTGTGAAACCGTGGTGGAAACATCGTCTCTGAAGTGTTTCGCTGAAACACCCAATAAAAA GAACAAGATCACGATGATTGCTGAGCCTCTGGAGAAAGGCCTTGCTGAAGATATTGAGAACGAGGTGGTGCAGATTACATGGAACAG AAAGAAGTTGGGAGAGTTCTTCCAGACTAAGTATGACTGGGATTTGCTGGCAGCTCGTTCGATCTGGGCTTTTGGACCAGACACCACTGGACCCAACATCTTGGTAGACGACACACTGCCCTCTGAG gtggacaAAGCCCTCCTTGGCTCAGTGAAGGACAGCATTGTTCAGGGCTTCCAGTGGGGAACTAGAGAAGGCCCACTGTGTGATGAAC CCATTCGCAATGTGAAGTTTAAGATCCTGGACGCGGTGATCGCTCAGGAGCCGTTACACAGAGGAGGCGGCCAGGTCATTCCCACCGCACGAAGAGTGGTGTATTCTGCCTTCCTCATG GCTACACCCAGGCTGATGGAACCCTATTATTTTGTGGAGGTTCAAGCTCCTGCTGATTGTGTGTCTGCTGTTTACACTGTACTGGCACGCAGGAG AGGTCATGTGACACAGGATGCACCAATCCCTGGATCGCCTCTGTACACCATCAAGGCTTTCATTCCTGCAATCGACTCGTTTGGGTTCGAGACCgatctgcgtacacacacacagggacagGCCTTTGCACTGAGTGTGTTCCACCACTGGCAG